Proteins encoded together in one Impatiens glandulifera chromosome 1, dImpGla2.1, whole genome shotgun sequence window:
- the LOC124919480 gene encoding probable inactive purple acid phosphatase 29 — MANCRRLLLFSSIFLVTLAAAAAVEIGSYGAKENTRKKLRFDREKGQFRILQVADMHFANGETTKCLNVLPSQISSCSDLNTTAFIRRMIRAERPHLIVFTGDNIFGFDATNSATSLDAAFSVAIESNIPWAAVLGNHDQEGTLSREGVMKHIVGMKNTLSQLNPLDVDFIDGFGNYNLEVNGVDGSSFANKSVLNLYFLDSGDYSAVPSIPGYGWIKPSQQFWFQQTSKKLQKVYTKSPPVQETSAPGLAYFHIPLPEYASFDSSNFTGVRKEGISSASVNSGFFPTMVEAGDVKAAFVGHDHLNDFCGDLMDIHLCYAGGFGYHAYGEAGWSRRARMVVASLERTGHSGWGAVNSIKTWKRLDDVNLSTIDVQVLWSKNPTGSRRKKETRV; from the exons ATGGCGAATTGTAGGAGATTACTACTATTTTCCTCCATTTTTCTTGTTACTCTCGCTGCTGCTGCCGCAGTAGAGATCGGGAGTTATGGGGCTAAAGAAAATACAAGGAAAAAGCTTCGATTTGATAGGGAGAAAGGACAATTCAGGATATTACAAGTTGCGGATATGCATTTCGCTAACGGAGAAACAACGAAATGCTTGAACGTCTTACCCTCTCAGATTTCCAGCTGTTCTGACCTCAATACTACCGCCTTCATACGTCGCATGATCCGTGCAGAACGTCCTCACCTTATCGTTTTCACTG GAGATAATATTTTTGGATTTGATGCAACCAACTCTGCAACTTCTCTGGATGCTGCATTTTCCGTTGCAATAGAATCCAACATACCTTGGGCTGCTGTTCTGGGTAATCATGACCAAGAAGGTACACTGTCTAGGGAAGGGGTGATGAAGCACATAGTAGGAATGAAGAATACCTTGTCCCAGCTCAATCCACTTGATGTCGACTTTATTGATGGTTTTGGGAACTACAACTTGGAAGTCAATGGGGTTGATGGTTCAAGCTTTGCAAATAAGTCTGTTCTCAATTTATACTTCCTTGACAGTGGTGATTACTCTGCAGTTCCTTCCATCCCTGGTTATGGATGGATCAAGCCCTCTCAGCAGTTTTGGTTCCAACAAACTTCAAAAAAACTCCAG AAAGTATACACCAAAAGTCCACCAGTTCAGGAGACTTCTGCTCCAGGCCTTGCTTACTTTCATATACCATTGCCAGAATATGCAAGCTTTGATTCTTCAAACTTCACAGGTGTTAGAAAGGAAGGAATTAGTTCTGCTTCAGTGAACTCAGGTTTCTTCCCAACTATGGTCGAAGCAGGAGATGTAAAGGCAGCTTTTGTTGGTCATGATCATCTCAATGACTTCTGTGGGGATCTGATGGACATTCATCTCTGTTATGCTGGTGGTTTTGGATACCATGCTTATGGAGAGGCTGGATGGTCAAGGAGGGCTAGGATGGTGGTAGCATCTTTGGAGAGAACTGGTCACTCTGGTTGGGGAGCTGTCAATTCTATTAAGACATGGAAACGCCTTGATGATGTAAATCTCTCTACTATTGATGTTCAAGTGCTCTGGAGTAAGAATCCTACAG GAAGCCGAAGAAAGAAAGAGACTCGTGTTTAA
- the LOC124919481 gene encoding secologanin synthase-like isoform X1 — protein MSSFCGPIILLKHFSLSGSYHRGSSSSATFLKDYATWQFNAFLWISLISVTFLLLRKLYNLLRLLVKGSLIPGPSFYGHSKFMSGVNLTEVVSTLHDKYGSVVKLWLGPTQLLVSIIDTELIKEVLVKAEDTIPLTGRVYHLAFERSSLFVSAFGKVYSEIVNVWTNVREPMRKRISNVLFMLATLYESGRLLPAGPFLQRCALKHDIKLKTGVTIPAGAILMVPVQLLQTDSSSWGADACLFNPDHFFSKAGKPSHPINMTTTFPGLTLVHSS, from the exons atgagtTCTTTCTGTGGACCCATCATTCTACTCAAGCATTTCTCATTATCAGGATCTTACCACCGCGGCAGCTCTTCATCGGCAACCTTCCTTAAAGATTATGCTACCTGGCAGTTCAATGCCTTCCTCTGGATATCTCTCATTTCTGTCACTTTCCTTCTGCTCAGGAAACTTTATAACCTGCTACGTCTATTGGTTAAGGGCAGTCTAATCCCTGGTCCATCCTTCTATGGACATTCCAAGTTCATGTCTGGAGTAAATCTTACTG AGGTAGTCTCAACGTTGCATGATAAATATGGATCGGTTGTGAAGCTGTGGTTAGGACCTACACAGCTTTTGGTCTCCATAATAGATACAGAACTTATTAAAGAGGTGCTAGTAAAGGCAGAGGATACAATTCCTTTAACAGGAAGGGTATATCACTTGGCCTTTGAGCGATCCAGCCTTTTTGTTTCGGCTTTTGGCAAG GTCTATTCAGAGATAGTTAATGTTTGGACAAATGTGAGGGAACCAATGCGAAAGAGGATTTCAAATGTGCTCTTTATGTTGGCAACTCTATATGAATCTGGCCGTCTTCTTCCAGCTGGGCCCTTTCTACAAAGATGTGCTCTTAAACATG ATATAAAACTCAAAACGGGAGTGACAATTCCTGCAGGAGCTATACTCATGGTGCCAGTGCAGTTGTTGCAAACTGATAGCTCCAGTTGGGGAGCTGATGCTTGTTTGTTTAATCctgatcattttttttctaaggcTGGAAAACCTTCTCATCCGATTAATATGACAACAACGTTTCCAGGTCTTACACTTGTCCATTCCAGTTAG
- the LOC124919481 gene encoding uncharacterized protein LOC124919481 isoform X2 translates to MSSFCGPIILLKHFSLSGSYHRGSSSSATFLKDYATWQFNAFLWISLISVTFLLLRKLYNLLRLLVKGSLIPGPSFYGHSKFMSGVNLTEVVSTLHDKYGSVVKLWLGPTQLLVSIIDTELIKEVLVKAEDTIPLTGRVYHLAFERSSLFVSAFGKVYSEIVNVWTNVREPMRKRISNVLFMLATLYESGRLLPAGPFLQRCALKHGAILMVPVQLLQTDSSSWGADACLFNPDHFFSKAGKPSHPINMTTTFPGLTLVHSS, encoded by the exons atgagtTCTTTCTGTGGACCCATCATTCTACTCAAGCATTTCTCATTATCAGGATCTTACCACCGCGGCAGCTCTTCATCGGCAACCTTCCTTAAAGATTATGCTACCTGGCAGTTCAATGCCTTCCTCTGGATATCTCTCATTTCTGTCACTTTCCTTCTGCTCAGGAAACTTTATAACCTGCTACGTCTATTGGTTAAGGGCAGTCTAATCCCTGGTCCATCCTTCTATGGACATTCCAAGTTCATGTCTGGAGTAAATCTTACTG AGGTAGTCTCAACGTTGCATGATAAATATGGATCGGTTGTGAAGCTGTGGTTAGGACCTACACAGCTTTTGGTCTCCATAATAGATACAGAACTTATTAAAGAGGTGCTAGTAAAGGCAGAGGATACAATTCCTTTAACAGGAAGGGTATATCACTTGGCCTTTGAGCGATCCAGCCTTTTTGTTTCGGCTTTTGGCAAG GTCTATTCAGAGATAGTTAATGTTTGGACAAATGTGAGGGAACCAATGCGAAAGAGGATTTCAAATGTGCTCTTTATGTTGGCAACTCTATATGAATCTGGCCGTCTTCTTCCAGCTGGGCCCTTTCTACAAAGATGTGCTCTTAAACATG GAGCTATACTCATGGTGCCAGTGCAGTTGTTGCAAACTGATAGCTCCAGTTGGGGAGCTGATGCTTGTTTGTTTAATCctgatcattttttttctaaggcTGGAAAACCTTCTCATCCGATTAATATGACAACAACGTTTCCAGGTCTTACACTTGTCCATTCCAGTTAG